The genomic stretch GAGGCGATCTTTCCCACGCTCCACGCACACCCACCCACGCTATGCAACTCCTCGACCTCTGCTTCGGCCGCTCCGGCGACAAAGGCGACGCCGTCAACGTCGGCCTGATCGCTCGCGACCCGGCGCACTACGACTGGCTCCGCGAGACCGTCACGGCGGAGGTGGTCAAAGCCCACTTCGGCCCGCGCTGCACCGGCGAGGTGGAGCGGTTCGAGCTGCCGAACCTGTCGGCGCTGAACTTCATGCTGCACGGCGCGCTCGGCGGCGGCGGCACGGTGTCGCTGAAGCTCGACGCGCAGGGCAAGACGTACGCTGCGCACCTGCTCCGGATGGAGGTCGAGGCCCCGCCCGTGGCCGCGTGATCGTTCGGCGAGCGTTGGGACTGGTGGCGCTCGCCGTGCTGGCGGGCTGCGGCGAGTCCACCCCTCGCGTCGACCCGGCGCTGGTGGACGCACTCGCCGAACTGCACCTCGCCGACGCCCGCGCGGCGCTCGACACCGTGGACGCTCGTCGCCCGGCGCTGGCCGACAGCCTCCGCCGGGTCGCGCTGGCGGCCCACGGCCTCGACTCGGCGGCGCTCGCCGCCCGCCTCGACCAGCTCGCGGCAGACCCCGATGTTGCCCGCGCGACGTATGATTCCGTCGACGCGTGGCTCGTCCGCGAGCGGCAGGGGCCGCCGCCGGACTCCGGGGCCACCTTCTTCCAGCCGTAGCGGCTCGCCCTCCCCCCTCCGCATGCCCGTCCCCGCCCTCATCGAAACCTTGCAGGTGTTCACCACCGGCGGCACCATCGACAAGGAGTACTTCGACGCGAAGAGCGCCTACGAGATCGGCGAGCCGCAGATCGTGGAGCTGCTCCGCGAGGCGGGGGTCTCGTTCGAGATCGCCGTCGAGACGCTCATGCGCAAGGACTCGCTCGACATCACCGAGGCCGACCGCCAGGTCATCGCCGAGCGAGTCGCGGCCTCCCCGCACCGCTGCGTGATCGTGACCCACGGCACCGACACGATGGCCGCCACCGCCCGCGTGGTCGCCGACGCGCTCGCCGAGGCGGAGGCTGAGCACACGGTCGTGTTCGTCGGCTCGCTCGCGCCGGCCCGGTTCAAGGCCAGCGACGCCGAGTTCAACGTGGGCTTCGCGTCGGCCGCTGTACAGACGCTTCCGCCTGGTGCGTACGTTGCCATGAACGGCCGCGTCTTCGACCCGTACCACGTACGCAAGGACCGGGAACGCAACCGGTTCGAACCTGTCACCCCGACGGCCTGACCCCGTAGGGGCCTCTTCCTGCTCCCCACCTCCCTGATCCATGACCCGTTTGTCCCTCTCTGGCGCGCTCGCGCTCGCTCTTTTCGCCACCGGCTGCTCGACCACCACGGTCACCATGGTGGACGACATGCCCGACCCGGCGCCGACGCCCGGTGACATGGCGATGGTCTCGGAGTGCGTCGACGGCGCGGCCTCGGCCGAAGGCAGCACGTTCGAGTGCTCCAACGTCGACCTCGTCGCCTACGTCCCGCTCGAGGCCTTCGACGCGGACCAGCTCAACGACATCTGGGGCTGGACCGACTCGGAGACCGGCAAGGAGTACGCGATCGTTGGCCTCGCCAACGGCACGGAGTTCATCGACATCTCCAACCCGACCAACCCGATCCTGCTGGGCAAGCTGCCCACGCAGACCGTCTCGACGGTCTGGCGCGACATCAAGGTCTACCGCGACCACGCCTTCATCGTGTCCGAGGCCCGCAACCACGGCATGCAGGTCTTCGACCTGACGCGCCTCCGGGGCCTGACCTCCGACCAGGGGGAGTTCACGGCTGATGCCCACTACGACAAGGTCACGAACGTCCACAACATCGTGATCAACGAGGACTCGGGCTTCGCGTACGCGGTCGGCTCGGGCTCCCAGGGCGACGACCTGCCCGCCGAGTGCGGCGCGCCGGGCTTCCACGTGATCAACATCCAGGACCCGACCAACCCGACGTTCGTGAACTGCTTCTCGGACGCCTCCAAGGACACGTCGCCGGTCTCGGCGCCGGGCTACACCCACGACGCCCAGTGCATCAACTACGACGGGCCGGACGCGGACTACACCGGCCGTGAGATCTGCGCCGCCTCCAACGAGGACGTCGTGACGTTCTTCGACGTGACCGACAAGATGAACGTCCGCATCATCTCGATGGCCGAGTACCCGCAGGACGCCTACACGCACCAGGGCTGGTTTACCGAGGACCGCCGCGCGTTCATGGCCAACGACGAGCTCGACGAGACGAACGGCTACGTCA from Rubrivirga sp. SAORIC476 encodes the following:
- a CDS encoding asparaginase domain-containing protein — its product is METLQVFTTGGTIDKEYFDAKSAYEIGEPQIVELLREAGVSFEIAVETLMRKDSLDITEADRQVIAERVAASPHRCVIVTHGTDTMAATARVVADALAEAEAEHTVVFVGSLAPARFKASDAEFNVGFASAAVQTLPPGAYVAMNGRVFDPYHVRKDRERNRFEPVTPTA
- a CDS encoding choice-of-anchor B family protein, producing the protein MTRLSLSGALALALFATGCSTTTVTMVDDMPDPAPTPGDMAMVSECVDGAASAEGSTFECSNVDLVAYVPLEAFDADQLNDIWGWTDSETGKEYAIVGLANGTEFIDISNPTNPILLGKLPTQTVSTVWRDIKVYRDHAFIVSEARNHGMQVFDLTRLRGLTSDQGEFTADAHYDKVTNVHNIVINEDSGFAYAVGSGSQGDDLPAECGAPGFHVINIQDPTNPTFVNCFSDASKDTSPVSAPGYTHDAQCINYDGPDADYTGREICAASNEDVVTFFDVTDKMNVRIISMAEYPQDAYTHQGWFTEDRRAFMANDELDETNGYVSTQRTLLFNVENLDEPEFIGIYDSGITTIDHNLYVKGDLSYQSNYHSGLRIIDHSDVLNGNLVEVGYFDTYPAATEISFGGQWSNYPYFPSGLVIASDSNTGFFVLRPNISITM